From the Euphorbia lathyris chromosome 6, ddEupLath1.1, whole genome shotgun sequence genome, one window contains:
- the LOC136232400 gene encoding calmodulin-binding receptor-like cytoplasmic kinase 1 isoform X2 has product MRETPSTYNLQPCHKTSTYKKSKHRGRSQSHPFINYIRKLAGAFKIFSFWEKKPSGTVTRSSKSDKKVGISFSNDVSTGNSSKSSSSFKFSNSYSSSSNRSGPVGTLTCSIEEIFKATANFSSTNKIGEGGFGTVYKGKLMDGSLVAVKRAKKNDYDKLLSMEFKNEVLALSKIEHLNLVRLHGYVEHGDERIIVLEYVGNGNLREHLDGTRGNGLEIAQRLDVAIDVAHAIAYLHMYSDPPIIHRDIKASNILITEKLRAKVADFGFARLSTEDPGVTHISTMIKGTTGYLDPEYLRTYTLTEKSDVYSFGVLLVEIVTGRPPIDQKRPLKERVTTRWAIQKLKEKEAIVAMDPMLRRSPSSNMVVDKVLELASRCLSSHRQSRPSMKECAEVLWKIRKDFKDITLSSSFASAPHQSANFPHRNAKKSREQTFGIQDGENYKFISA; this is encoded by the exons ATGAGGGAAACACCGAGCACTTATAACCTGCAGCCATGCCACAAAACTAGCACTTACAAAAAAAGCAAGCACCGTGGAAGATCTCAATCTCATCCTTTCATAAACTATATCAGAAAACTAGCTGGAGCTTTCAAAATATTCAGTTTCTGGGAAAAAAAGCCTTCTGGAACTGTGACTCGCTCGAGCAAGAGTGACAAGAAAGTTGGAATTTCCT TTTCAAATGACGTTTCAACAGGAAACAGTAGCAAAAGTTCATCAagtttcaagttttctaattcCTATAGCTCTTCCAGCAATAGAAGTGGACCGGTTGGCACGCTCACTTGCTCTATTGAAGAGATATTTAAGGCAACTGCAAATTTCTCCTCAACAAATAAGATTGGAGAAGGGGGTTTTGGAACAGTATACAAAGGGAAACTCATGGATGGATCTCTTGTTGCTGTGAAGCGTGCTAAAAAG AATGATTATGACAAGCTTTTGTCAATGgagttcaagaatgaagtacTTGCTTTGTCTAAGATTGAGCATTTGAATTTGGTGAGATTACATGGATATGTTGAGCATGGAGATGAGCGTATAATTGTTCTCGAATATGTTGGCAATGGAAATCTTCGAGAACATCTAGACG GGACACGGGGGAATGGACTGGAGATTGCTCAACGTTTAGATGTTGCAATCGATGTTGCTCATGCAATAGCCTATCTTCATATGTACTCAG ATCCACCAATAATCCACAGAGATATAAAAGCATCAAACATTCTAATAACAGAAAAACTCCGAGCCAAAGTAGCGGATTTTGGGTTTGCAAGATTGAGCACAGAAGATCCTGGTGTTACTCACATTTCAACTATGATCAAAGGAACAACTGGGTACTTGGATCCTGAATATCTGAGAACATATACACTCACTGAAAAAAGTGATGTCTATTCTTTTGGTGTATTGCTTGTTGAAATAGTGACTGGAAGACCCCCTATTGACCAAAAAAGACCACTAAAGGAAAGGGTAACAACAAGATGG GCAATTCAGAAGTTAAAAGAAAAGGAAGCCATAGTAGCAATGGATCCAATGCTAAGGAGAAGTCCATCATCAAACATGGTAGTAGATAAAGTCCTTGAATTAGCTAGTAGATGCCTTTCTTCTCATAGGCAATCAAGACCTTCCATGAAGGAATGTGCTGAAGTGCTTTGGAAAATTAGAAAAGACTTTAAAGATATAACCCTCTCTTCTTCCTTTGCCTCTGCTCCACACCAATCTGCAAATTTTCCTCACAGAAATGCAAAGAAGAGCAGAGAACAAACCTTTGGGATTCAAGATGGTGAAAACTATAAATTCATTTCTGCATAA
- the LOC136232400 gene encoding calmodulin-binding receptor-like cytoplasmic kinase 1 isoform X1, which produces MRETPSTYNLQPCHKTSTYKKSKHRGRSQSHPFINYIRKLAGAFKIFSFWEKKPSGTVTRSSKSDKKVGISFSNDVSTGNSSKSSSSFKFSNSYSSSSNRSGPVGTLTCSIEEIFKATANFSSTNKIGEGGFGTVYKGKLMDGSLVAVKRAKKNDYDKLLSMEFKNEVLALSKIEHLNLVRLHGYVEHGDERIIVLEYVGNGNLREHLDGTRGNGLEIAQRLDVAIDVAHAIAYLHMYSDPPIIHRDIKASNILITEKLRAKVADFGFARLSTEDPGVTHISTMIKGTTGYLDPEYLRTYTLTEKSDVYSFGVLLVEIVTGRPPIDQKRPLKERVTTRWVSYSNILLNTLFQEKMNENMEIYMQAIQKLKEKEAIVAMDPMLRRSPSSNMVVDKVLELASRCLSSHRQSRPSMKECAEVLWKIRKDFKDITLSSSFASAPHQSANFPHRNAKKSREQTFGIQDGENYKFISA; this is translated from the exons ATGAGGGAAACACCGAGCACTTATAACCTGCAGCCATGCCACAAAACTAGCACTTACAAAAAAAGCAAGCACCGTGGAAGATCTCAATCTCATCCTTTCATAAACTATATCAGAAAACTAGCTGGAGCTTTCAAAATATTCAGTTTCTGGGAAAAAAAGCCTTCTGGAACTGTGACTCGCTCGAGCAAGAGTGACAAGAAAGTTGGAATTTCCT TTTCAAATGACGTTTCAACAGGAAACAGTAGCAAAAGTTCATCAagtttcaagttttctaattcCTATAGCTCTTCCAGCAATAGAAGTGGACCGGTTGGCACGCTCACTTGCTCTATTGAAGAGATATTTAAGGCAACTGCAAATTTCTCCTCAACAAATAAGATTGGAGAAGGGGGTTTTGGAACAGTATACAAAGGGAAACTCATGGATGGATCTCTTGTTGCTGTGAAGCGTGCTAAAAAG AATGATTATGACAAGCTTTTGTCAATGgagttcaagaatgaagtacTTGCTTTGTCTAAGATTGAGCATTTGAATTTGGTGAGATTACATGGATATGTTGAGCATGGAGATGAGCGTATAATTGTTCTCGAATATGTTGGCAATGGAAATCTTCGAGAACATCTAGACG GGACACGGGGGAATGGACTGGAGATTGCTCAACGTTTAGATGTTGCAATCGATGTTGCTCATGCAATAGCCTATCTTCATATGTACTCAG ATCCACCAATAATCCACAGAGATATAAAAGCATCAAACATTCTAATAACAGAAAAACTCCGAGCCAAAGTAGCGGATTTTGGGTTTGCAAGATTGAGCACAGAAGATCCTGGTGTTACTCACATTTCAACTATGATCAAAGGAACAACTGGGTACTTGGATCCTGAATATCTGAGAACATATACACTCACTGAAAAAAGTGATGTCTATTCTTTTGGTGTATTGCTTGTTGAAATAGTGACTGGAAGACCCCCTATTGACCAAAAAAGACCACTAAAGGAAAGGGTAACAACAAGATGGGTAAGTTATTCAAATATTCTCTTAAACACATTATTTCAAGAAAAGATGAATGAGAACATGGAGATATATATGCAGGCAATTCAGAAGTTAAAAGAAAAGGAAGCCATAGTAGCAATGGATCCAATGCTAAGGAGAAGTCCATCATCAAACATGGTAGTAGATAAAGTCCTTGAATTAGCTAGTAGATGCCTTTCTTCTCATAGGCAATCAAGACCTTCCATGAAGGAATGTGCTGAAGTGCTTTGGAAAATTAGAAAAGACTTTAAAGATATAACCCTCTCTTCTTCCTTTGCCTCTGCTCCACACCAATCTGCAAATTTTCCTCACAGAAATGCAAAGAAGAGCAGAGAACAAACCTTTGGGATTCAAGATGGTGAAAACTATAAATTCATTTCTGCATAA
- the LOC136232399 gene encoding probable anion transporter 4, chloroplastic isoform X1 — protein sequence MNSSFSLDRLYRSFNSFPFSHNRNTVQTKTFKLLLPSRFAESRSQNCFRNFAFPPNCFQVLLRHGSVRSRSVSFSRVRVSSDGTEFDPLREDTELQTPSFREFITSERVKVVAMLALALSLCNADRVVMSVAIVPLSLANGWSRSFSGIVQSSFLWGYLISPIAGGTLVDYYGGKVVMGWGVALWSLATFLTPFAAETSIWALMAMRALLGIAEGVALPCMNNMVARWYPSTERARAVAIAMAGFQLGCAIGLTLSPILMSRGGIFGPFVIFGLSGFLWVLVWLSAISSSPDRSSQISRFELEYILNKKLTSFPWENKPKTTTIIPPFGRLLSKMPTWSLIVANSMHSWGFFVILTWMPIYFNSIFHVDLKRAAWFSAVPWSVMAFMGYVGGMCSDKLIRSGTSITVTRKIMQSIGFIGPGVALIGLTGAKSPSVASAWLTLACALKAFSHSGFLVNFQEIAPQYSGVLHGISNTAGTLAAIVGTVGAGFFVELVGSFQGFLLLTSLLYFLSALFYLIFSTGERVNF from the exons atgaactcTTCGTTCTCTCTCGATCGCCTGTACAGGAGTTTTAATTCTTTTCCGTTTTCACATAATCGGAATACGGTTCAAACTAAAACTTTCAAACTTCTACTTCCGTCTCGTTTCGCCGAATCACGGAGCCAGAATTGCTTCCGAAACTTTGCTTTTCCACCTAATTGTTTTCAAGTTCTGCTGAGGCATGGGTCGGTCCGGTCCCGCTCTGTTTCCTTTTCGCGAGTTAGGGTTTCGTCGGATGGCACTGAGTTTGATCCTTTACGAGAAGATACTGAGCTTCAGACGCCGAGCTTCAGGGAGTTTATAACGTCGGAGAGGGTTAAAGTGGTAGCCATGCTTGCTCTGGCACTCTCGCTCTGTAATGCTGATCGGGTGGTGATGTCAGTGGCGATTGTACCTCTGTCTCTTGCTAATGGATGGAGCCGTTCCTTCTCCGGTATCGTTCAG TCTTCGTTCCTCTGGGGATACCTAATTTCACCAATTGCTGGAGGCACTTTGGTGGATTATTATGGTGGTAAGGTGGTCATGGGATGGGGTGTTGCCTTGTGGTCTTTAGCTACCTTTCTTACTCCCTTTGCTGCGGAAACTTCAATATGGGCTCTAATGGCCATGCGAGCTTTACTTGGCATTGCAGAAGGTGTGGCTCTTCCTTGCATGAACAACATGGTAGCAAG ATGGTATCCATCGACAGAACGTGCCAGGGCCGTTGCAATTGCCATGGCTGGATTTCAGCTTGGATGTGCCATAGGACTCACACTATCCCCAATTCTCATGTCAAGGGGTGGTATTTTTGGGCCATTTGTTATTTTTGGATTATCTGGATTCCTGTGGGTTTTGGTTTGGTTATCTGCCATATCAAGCTCTCCTGATCGAAGTTCCCAAATATCTAGATTTGAATTGGAGTATATACTAAACAAGAAGCTTACATCTTTTCCTTGGGAGAATAAACCGAAGACAACCACAATAATTCCGCCTTTCGGACGCTTGCTGTCCAAAATGCCAACATGGTCGTTAATTGTCGCCAATTCCATGCATAGCTGG GGTTTTTTTGTTATTCTCACCTGGATGCCCATCTACTTTAACTCG ATATTTCATGTTGACCTCAAGCGTGCAGCTTGGTTTAGTGCTGTTCCATGGAGTGTGATGGCATTTATGGGATATGTTGGTGGCATGTGCTCAGACAAGTTGATTCGAAGTGGTACAAGTATCACTGTGACTCGCAAGATCATGCAG TCAATTGGTTTTATCGGTCCTGGGGTTGCTCTTATTGGCTTGACTGGTGCTAAAAGCCCATCTGTTGCATCTGCTTGGCTTACATTAGCTTGTGCATTGAAAGCTTTTAGTCACTCTGGTTTTCTTGTGAACTTTCAG GAGATTGCTCCACAGTATTCTGGTGTATTGCATG GAATCTCAAATACTGCTGGAACTTTAGCAGCCATTGTGGGAACAGTTGGAGCTGGCTTCTTTGTGGAACTGGTTGGTTCATTTCAAGGATTTTTGTTGCTCACGTCGCTCTTATATTTTCTCTCTGCTCTGTTCTACCTCATCTTTTCTACTGGAGAAAGGGTCAATTTTTGA
- the LOC136232399 gene encoding probable anion transporter 4, chloroplastic isoform X2 — MDGAVPSPVSFRYLWQSSFLWGYLISPIAGGTLVDYYGGKVVMGWGVALWSLATFLTPFAAETSIWALMAMRALLGIAEGVALPCMNNMVARWYPSTERARAVAIAMAGFQLGCAIGLTLSPILMSRGGIFGPFVIFGLSGFLWVLVWLSAISSSPDRSSQISRFELEYILNKKLTSFPWENKPKTTTIIPPFGRLLSKMPTWSLIVANSMHSWGFFVILTWMPIYFNSIFHVDLKRAAWFSAVPWSVMAFMGYVGGMCSDKLIRSGTSITVTRKIMQSIGFIGPGVALIGLTGAKSPSVASAWLTLACALKAFSHSGFLVNFQEIAPQYSGVLHGISNTAGTLAAIVGTVGAGFFVELVGSFQGFLLLTSLLYFLSALFYLIFSTGERVNF; from the exons ATGGATGGAGCCGTTCCTTCTCCGGTATCGTTCAG ATACTTGTGGCAGTCTTCGTTCCTCTGGGGATACCTAATTTCACCAATTGCTGGAGGCACTTTGGTGGATTATTATGGTGGTAAGGTGGTCATGGGATGGGGTGTTGCCTTGTGGTCTTTAGCTACCTTTCTTACTCCCTTTGCTGCGGAAACTTCAATATGGGCTCTAATGGCCATGCGAGCTTTACTTGGCATTGCAGAAGGTGTGGCTCTTCCTTGCATGAACAACATGGTAGCAAG ATGGTATCCATCGACAGAACGTGCCAGGGCCGTTGCAATTGCCATGGCTGGATTTCAGCTTGGATGTGCCATAGGACTCACACTATCCCCAATTCTCATGTCAAGGGGTGGTATTTTTGGGCCATTTGTTATTTTTGGATTATCTGGATTCCTGTGGGTTTTGGTTTGGTTATCTGCCATATCAAGCTCTCCTGATCGAAGTTCCCAAATATCTAGATTTGAATTGGAGTATATACTAAACAAGAAGCTTACATCTTTTCCTTGGGAGAATAAACCGAAGACAACCACAATAATTCCGCCTTTCGGACGCTTGCTGTCCAAAATGCCAACATGGTCGTTAATTGTCGCCAATTCCATGCATAGCTGG GGTTTTTTTGTTATTCTCACCTGGATGCCCATCTACTTTAACTCG ATATTTCATGTTGACCTCAAGCGTGCAGCTTGGTTTAGTGCTGTTCCATGGAGTGTGATGGCATTTATGGGATATGTTGGTGGCATGTGCTCAGACAAGTTGATTCGAAGTGGTACAAGTATCACTGTGACTCGCAAGATCATGCAG TCAATTGGTTTTATCGGTCCTGGGGTTGCTCTTATTGGCTTGACTGGTGCTAAAAGCCCATCTGTTGCATCTGCTTGGCTTACATTAGCTTGTGCATTGAAAGCTTTTAGTCACTCTGGTTTTCTTGTGAACTTTCAG GAGATTGCTCCACAGTATTCTGGTGTATTGCATG GAATCTCAAATACTGCTGGAACTTTAGCAGCCATTGTGGGAACAGTTGGAGCTGGCTTCTTTGTGGAACTGGTTGGTTCATTTCAAGGATTTTTGTTGCTCACGTCGCTCTTATATTTTCTCTCTGCTCTGTTCTACCTCATCTTTTCTACTGGAGAAAGGGTCAATTTTTGA